The Rhodocytophaga rosea genome has a segment encoding these proteins:
- a CDS encoding vanadium-dependent haloperoxidase: MRTPPVFPKPKRSLVFMLLLFSFLFSCDELEQWWPKDTQKQEPADVVHDWYKLLAKVQFGASPQPVPILNFRNFGYIGVGVYEAVHPGIKGSLSLSTQLYQMPAMPTPEKHKEYLWGASANAALASLAKQLLSGLSDADKARIDSMENAYNIKFKSNTTHEVIARSQAFGRSIANAIYNWSTTDNFNLSSVGYTIPVFPGSWELTPPAFPNPVGPYLKNQRPFLASTLNFKVRSFPYTYSEDKESNFYKANKHVYDIGKSLTDEQKAIANWWADAGGTGVGIPAPYHALSLITGVLEGKKLNLGQAAEMYARTGICFKEATLIIWKVKYQLPLLRPITYIRKHIDPAWLSYLPTPPYPEYPSGLVGFYAPAMQVLKREFGDLPIKDNAYGWRGDAPREYASISKLVEEAAKSRVYAGIHYQITQNITIEIGNELGDNISKINLNTP, encoded by the coding sequence ATGAGAACACCACCCGTTTTTCCAAAACCCAAGAGAAGTCTTGTATTCATGCTTTTACTTTTCAGCTTTCTGTTTAGTTGCGATGAATTAGAGCAATGGTGGCCCAAAGACACCCAGAAACAGGAACCGGCCGATGTAGTACATGACTGGTATAAATTATTAGCAAAAGTTCAATTTGGGGCAAGTCCACAACCAGTTCCAATACTAAATTTCAGAAATTTTGGGTATATAGGGGTAGGAGTGTATGAAGCTGTCCATCCCGGTATTAAAGGCTCACTTAGTTTATCTACTCAGCTCTACCAGATGCCAGCCATGCCCACACCGGAAAAACACAAGGAGTATCTGTGGGGTGCCTCTGCCAATGCAGCCCTGGCTAGTTTGGCAAAACAGCTTTTGTCTGGGCTGTCCGATGCTGATAAAGCCAGGATAGATTCGATGGAAAATGCTTATAATATCAAATTTAAATCAAACACAACTCATGAGGTGATTGCCCGTTCTCAAGCCTTTGGCCGCTCCATTGCTAATGCGATTTACAACTGGTCGACTACTGATAATTTTAACCTTTCCAGTGTGGGATATACAATTCCTGTATTTCCAGGCTCATGGGAGCTTACCCCACCAGCTTTTCCTAATCCGGTAGGCCCTTATTTAAAGAATCAAAGGCCCTTTCTGGCATCAACCCTCAATTTCAAAGTACGTTCATTTCCTTATACTTATTCGGAAGACAAGGAATCTAACTTCTATAAAGCCAATAAGCACGTATATGACATTGGAAAATCATTGACGGATGAGCAAAAAGCAATTGCCAACTGGTGGGCTGATGCAGGTGGGACAGGCGTAGGCATTCCAGCACCTTATCATGCTCTTTCTCTTATAACAGGAGTATTGGAAGGCAAAAAATTAAACCTGGGACAAGCTGCAGAAATGTATGCCAGAACTGGAATTTGTTTTAAGGAAGCTACGCTTATCATATGGAAGGTAAAATATCAGCTTCCCCTTCTCCGGCCCATTACCTATATTCGAAAACATATTGATCCAGCCTGGTTATCCTATTTACCTACTCCTCCTTACCCGGAATATCCTTCCGGGCTTGTTGGGTTTTATGCTCCTGCAATGCAGGTATTGAAAAGAGAATTTGGTGATCTTCCAATAAAGGACAATGCATATGGTTGGAGGGGAGATGCGCCCAGAGAATATGCCTCTATCAGCAAACTGGTAGAAGAAGCAGCCAAATCCAGAGTATATGCAGGCATTCACTACCAAATCACCCAGAATATTACTATTGAAATAGGCAATGAATTAGGTGATAATATTTCTAAAATCAATTTAAACACACCCTGA
- a CDS encoding glycoside hydrolase family 43 protein: MSKYPSVKQIVVGLNAIVVQVVIVVLISGCESRKSESQQATVETETKDTITTPQKPTPVSQPLVSHMYTADPSAHVFEGKIYIYPSHDIEAGIPQNDNGDHFAMRDYHVLSMDSVGGKVTDHGVALDVKDVPWAGRQMWAPDAAYANNQYYLYFPVKDKQNIFRIGVATSTSPSGPFKAEKEPIKGSYSIDPAVFKDTDGSFYMYFGGIWGGQLQRWQTGKYDSTAAQEPADGMPLGAKVARLNKNMLQFAEPVKEIQIVDSTGKSLSAKDHDRRFFEAAWVHKYNNKYYFSYSTGDTHYIAYATGDSPYGPFTYKGVILNPVEGWTNHHSIVEYKEKWYLFYHDTQLSGQTHLRNIKVTELTHQQDGSIATVNAYIQ, from the coding sequence ATGAGTAAATATCCATCTGTCAAACAAATTGTTGTAGGGCTGAATGCTATCGTTGTACAAGTAGTTATTGTTGTACTAATAAGTGGATGCGAGAGCCGCAAATCAGAATCGCAACAGGCTACTGTAGAAACCGAAACGAAAGACACCATAACTACCCCTCAGAAGCCAACGCCGGTTTCCCAGCCATTGGTATCGCACATGTATACAGCTGATCCTTCAGCGCATGTATTTGAAGGAAAAATTTATATCTATCCTTCGCATGATATTGAAGCTGGCATTCCTCAAAATGACAATGGCGATCATTTTGCCATGCGGGATTATCATGTTCTTTCGATGGATAGTGTGGGTGGTAAAGTAACGGATCATGGCGTAGCACTGGATGTAAAAGATGTTCCCTGGGCAGGCCGGCAAATGTGGGCACCAGATGCTGCCTATGCAAACAATCAGTATTACTTATATTTTCCGGTAAAGGACAAACAAAATATATTCCGGATTGGCGTTGCTACAAGTACTTCTCCAAGCGGCCCTTTCAAAGCTGAAAAGGAACCTATCAAAGGCAGTTACAGCATTGATCCGGCAGTGTTTAAAGATACCGATGGATCGTTTTATATGTATTTCGGAGGCATCTGGGGCGGACAATTACAACGCTGGCAAACCGGAAAATATGATTCTACCGCTGCCCAGGAACCTGCAGATGGGATGCCATTAGGAGCGAAGGTAGCCAGATTGAATAAAAATATGTTGCAATTTGCCGAACCAGTTAAAGAGATTCAGATAGTGGATTCCACAGGCAAATCATTATCAGCCAAAGACCATGACCGCCGCTTTTTTGAGGCTGCCTGGGTACACAAGTATAATAACAAATATTATTTTTCCTACTCTACCGGAGATACACATTATATCGCTTATGCCACCGGAGACAGCCCTTATGGCCCGTTTACTTACAAAGGAGTTATTTTAAATCCGGTAGAAGGCTGGACAAATCATCATTCAATCGTAGAATATAAAGAAAAATGGTATTTGTTCTATCATGATACCCAACTCTCCGGCCAGACGCATCTCCGCAATATTAAAGTAACAGAATTAACCCATCAACAGGATGGCAGCATCGCAACAGTGAATGCATACATACAATAG
- a CDS encoding DUF6250 domain-containing protein, giving the protein MHTYIISFLIVSLLGNTADRISDIKSKQTLDLNHAFTFEKDSVNELPHGWKNISGEWKVTDDEENKVISQVAPKPKSYCNIAIIDTLQEKNIRISARMKFTGGKKERGGGIVWRYQDTKNYYLLWINPFNNCITEYRIKNGHRVELPIYGRTRLPDVPFKIALHKWYQIELQVIEDEYIFFIDGKELFRETDKAFTKEGYVGIWTKADAQTYFDNIEVQPLLFKVRTDNSE; this is encoded by the coding sequence ATGCATACTTACATAATTAGTTTTCTGATTGTAAGCCTATTAGGAAATACGGCAGATCGTATATCAGACATAAAAAGCAAACAAACTTTAGATTTAAACCATGCATTTACTTTTGAGAAGGATTCGGTAAATGAACTTCCTCATGGCTGGAAAAATATTTCCGGAGAATGGAAAGTGACAGATGATGAGGAAAATAAAGTCATTTCTCAAGTTGCCCCAAAGCCAAAAAGCTATTGCAACATCGCTATCATAGACACGCTGCAAGAAAAAAATATCCGGATTTCTGCCAGAATGAAATTTACTGGCGGCAAAAAAGAACGGGGAGGCGGCATTGTCTGGCGATACCAGGATACAAAGAATTACTATCTCCTGTGGATCAACCCATTTAATAATTGTATCACGGAATACCGGATTAAAAACGGACACCGGGTCGAATTACCTATTTATGGCAGAACCAGGCTTCCGGATGTGCCTTTTAAAATAGCATTACATAAGTGGTATCAGATAGAGTTGCAGGTGATAGAGGATGAATATATCTTTTTTATAGATGGGAAAGAGCTTTTCAGGGAAACTGACAAGGCTTTTACGAAAGAAGGATATGTTGGAATATGGACAAAAGCCGATGCGCAAACCTATTTCGATAACATCGAAGTACAGCCTCTCCTATTTAAAGTTCGCACTGATAACAGTGAGTAA
- a CDS encoding efflux RND transporter periplasmic adaptor subunit, with product MNIVKSLWQVFPFMIGVAACHSAAETEHKNLADAPQTQLVEVTQVQQLQPAKQITLPGELKPWNKVLIFPKVKGFVKTINVDRGSVVKKGQILAQLDAPETVAELSQSKAQLLAAEAALHEQRAKFEANKSTYQRLLQTNATQGAVSVNELEQSRARILADSATVTVAQGNVQAAQSYYQTKAQLVNYLTITAPFDGLITERSISPGALVGPGDGKASPLFVLEENKTLRLTIAIPEMYANQIPQKSEVSFAVNAIPEKQFSAQYARSARSVQEENRSMMAEFDVDNTSNELKAGMYAEVNLPITRSAPTLFVPIKSLVSSSERMFIIRVNNNVAEWVTVQKGNVVDTLVEVFGEVQPGDVIVRSASEELRNGQALQVRQ from the coding sequence ATGAACATAGTAAAATCTTTATGGCAAGTTTTCCCTTTCATGATAGGGGTAGCTGCCTGCCATTCAGCCGCAGAAACAGAACATAAAAACCTGGCTGATGCACCCCAAACCCAGTTAGTAGAAGTTACACAGGTGCAGCAATTACAGCCTGCCAAGCAGATTACTTTACCCGGTGAACTCAAACCCTGGAACAAAGTTTTAATTTTTCCCAAAGTGAAAGGCTTTGTGAAAACAATCAATGTAGACCGTGGTTCGGTTGTGAAAAAAGGCCAGATATTAGCCCAGTTGGATGCACCGGAAACAGTAGCCGAATTAAGTCAGTCGAAAGCGCAGTTACTGGCCGCAGAAGCCGCTTTGCATGAACAAAGGGCCAAATTTGAGGCAAATAAATCTACCTATCAACGATTGCTGCAAACCAACGCGACACAAGGTGCCGTATCGGTAAATGAACTGGAACAATCCCGGGCCAGAATACTGGCTGATAGCGCTACTGTAACGGTTGCCCAGGGAAATGTACAAGCTGCTCAGTCTTATTATCAGACCAAAGCACAATTAGTCAACTACTTAACCATTACGGCTCCTTTTGATGGCCTCATTACCGAACGCTCAATCAGTCCTGGTGCACTGGTAGGACCTGGAGATGGAAAAGCCAGTCCATTATTTGTATTGGAGGAAAATAAAACCTTGCGCCTGACTATTGCCATTCCGGAAATGTATGCCAACCAGATTCCGCAGAAGAGCGAAGTAAGTTTCGCAGTAAATGCCATTCCGGAAAAGCAGTTTAGCGCCCAATATGCCCGCAGTGCCCGCAGTGTACAGGAAGAAAACCGCTCGATGATGGCTGAGTTTGATGTAGACAATACATCCAATGAGTTGAAAGCCGGCATGTATGCTGAAGTTAATTTACCTATTACACGCTCTGCTCCTACCTTGTTTGTGCCCATAAAATCACTGGTAAGTTCCAGTGAGCGCATGTTTATTATCCGGGTGAATAATAATGTAGCCGAATGGGTAACGGTGCAGAAAGGCAATGTGGTGGATACGCTGGTAGAAGTGTTTGGGGAAGTACAGCCAGGGGATGTAATTGTGCGCTCCGCTTCCGAAGAGCTAAGAAACGGGCAAGCTTTGCAGGTAAGGCAATAA
- a CDS encoding efflux RND transporter permease subunit, producing the protein MYQLIRNALRKPILVVVAVLGILFFSILSLFTIPVDIFPNLDLPTIYVVQPYGGMAPDQMDGFIATKYQDHFLYVSGIRDVDVKTIQGLCLIKLQFYPGTDMAQAAAEVANNVSRAKAYMPEGTVPPQVVRFDASSVPVGQLVFESKTRSLNEIQDFASSRVRPMFSRIEGVSSPPPFGGNQRTIVVRVDPRLIRSYQLTPEEIIKAIVSNNQPSPAGNIRIGNRTLMTPVNSLVNKPEDFLNIPIRVGAGPTVFVRDIGTVEDAADITVSYALVNGRRAVYIPVVKKSDASTLDVVSKIKAALPELQNAVPEDVKISYEFDQSVYVTNALKSLVTEGVLGAVLTGIMVLLFLRDWRSVIIVVITIPISIFSAVILLNLVGQTINIMTLSGLALAIGVLVDQATVTIENIHQHLEMGKPKAQAIWDACKEIAFPEFLILLAILAVFAPAFVMNGVPRSMFLPLSLSVGFAMIASFLLSQTFVPVLANWLLKTYPTHEPATLALDTQEVTTLIDETNHPPARLSGFDKFKLKYTQLLEKVVHRRSRTVTLYLVASIALIGLGFYFIGTDILPKANSRQFQLRLRAQDGMRVERTEEATLKVLDIIKSQVGAENVAISSAYVGTVPSSYGTSNIFVFNSGPHEAVLQVSLHEDFPVQIDELKEQLRDQITRKIPGLRITFEPIELVDKIMSQGAATPIEVTVAAKDVEEAGRFARKIQERMQQIPFLRDVQIAQPLSYPVLRVEMNRERAGQLGITSTQVARSMVAATSSSRFTDKNLWLDNSKGLAYQVQVQIPESQMSSVDAIGNIPLHSGDMHPVLSDVATFWEETAPGQYDRSGPNRLVTINANLHEKDLGAANKSVQQAIADAGTPPRGVIIEQKGQTNLLTETLSSLQTGLMIAIVIIFLLLSATFQSFKLSWVVLSTIPAVVLGSIGMLLLTGATLNLQSYMGLIMSVGVSVANAILMVTNAENLRLQLKDARKAVVMAANSRIRPILMTSIAMIAGMIPMASGLGEGGDQIAPLGQAVIGGLIASTLASLLILPAVFILIQQKASLQSVSLDPEDPQSNFYTQSNPQTTL; encoded by the coding sequence ATGTATCAATTAATTAGAAACGCCCTGCGAAAACCTATACTGGTCGTCGTAGCCGTTCTGGGAATTCTATTTTTTTCAATTCTTTCTCTATTCACCATTCCGGTAGATATTTTCCCAAACCTGGATCTGCCAACTATTTATGTGGTGCAACCCTATGGTGGAATGGCGCCGGATCAAATGGATGGCTTTATTGCAACCAAGTACCAGGATCACTTTTTATATGTTTCCGGTATCCGGGATGTAGACGTAAAAACCATACAAGGGCTTTGTTTGATCAAACTGCAATTTTATCCAGGAACGGATATGGCCCAGGCAGCAGCAGAAGTAGCCAATAATGTTTCCAGGGCTAAAGCCTATATGCCCGAAGGAACCGTACCTCCGCAGGTTGTGCGCTTTGATGCCAGTTCAGTCCCGGTTGGGCAATTAGTGTTTGAAAGCAAAACCAGATCACTCAATGAAATCCAGGATTTTGCTTCCTCCCGGGTCCGGCCCATGTTCTCCAGAATTGAAGGGGTATCTTCACCTCCGCCCTTTGGTGGCAATCAGCGGACCATTGTGGTTCGGGTAGATCCCAGGTTAATACGGAGTTACCAGCTTACCCCAGAAGAAATCATTAAAGCCATTGTCAGCAATAACCAGCCTTCTCCGGCAGGAAATATCCGCATCGGCAATCGCACCTTAATGACGCCGGTAAATTCGCTGGTCAACAAACCGGAAGATTTTCTCAACATTCCTATCCGAGTGGGTGCCGGACCTACGGTGTTTGTAAGGGATATTGGCACCGTAGAAGATGCCGCTGATATCACGGTAAGTTATGCCCTGGTCAATGGAAGACGGGCGGTATACATTCCGGTCGTAAAAAAATCAGATGCTTCTACGCTGGATGTGGTGAGTAAGATTAAAGCGGCGCTGCCAGAATTACAGAATGCCGTACCTGAAGATGTAAAAATCTCCTATGAGTTTGACCAGTCGGTATATGTAACCAATGCCTTAAAAAGCCTGGTAACAGAAGGAGTATTGGGTGCTGTACTAACCGGGATTATGGTACTGCTTTTCCTGCGTGACTGGCGCAGTGTGATTATTGTAGTGATCACCATTCCTATTTCTATTTTTTCAGCGGTGATTCTCCTGAACCTGGTTGGCCAGACCATCAACATCATGACCTTAAGCGGACTGGCACTGGCCATAGGTGTACTGGTTGACCAGGCGACGGTTACGATTGAAAATATTCACCAGCACCTGGAAATGGGCAAGCCGAAAGCCCAGGCGATCTGGGATGCCTGTAAAGAAATAGCCTTCCCCGAATTCCTGATTTTGCTGGCGATTCTGGCGGTTTTTGCCCCAGCTTTCGTGATGAATGGAGTGCCCAGGTCTATGTTTTTGCCTTTGTCCTTATCGGTAGGTTTTGCCATGATTGCTTCTTTTCTGCTGTCGCAAACTTTTGTTCCGGTACTGGCCAACTGGCTGCTGAAAACGTATCCTACCCATGAACCAGCTACTCTGGCCCTGGATACACAGGAAGTAACTACCCTGATTGATGAAACGAATCATCCACCAGCCAGACTTTCCGGATTTGATAAATTTAAGCTGAAGTATACTCAGCTATTAGAAAAAGTGGTGCACCGTAGATCACGCACGGTAACACTATATCTGGTGGCCAGTATCGCCTTAATTGGCCTGGGTTTTTATTTCATTGGAACTGATATTTTACCTAAAGCCAATAGCCGCCAGTTTCAGTTGCGTTTACGGGCACAGGACGGTATGCGAGTAGAACGCACAGAAGAAGCGACGCTTAAAGTGTTAGACATTATTAAGTCGCAAGTAGGGGCTGAGAATGTAGCCATTAGTTCTGCCTATGTAGGTACGGTACCTTCCAGCTATGGAACTTCTAACATCTTCGTATTCAACAGCGGTCCACATGAAGCGGTGTTACAAGTCTCCCTTCACGAAGATTTTCCGGTACAGATAGATGAATTAAAAGAGCAATTGCGGGATCAGATCACCCGGAAAATACCTGGCCTGCGAATCACATTCGAGCCCATTGAATTAGTAGATAAGATCATGAGCCAGGGTGCAGCAACGCCCATTGAAGTAACCGTTGCCGCCAAAGATGTAGAAGAAGCCGGGCGTTTTGCCAGAAAGATTCAGGAGAGAATGCAGCAGATACCGTTCTTACGCGATGTACAAATTGCCCAGCCCCTCTCCTATCCGGTATTGCGGGTAGAAATGAACCGCGAAAGAGCTGGTCAACTGGGCATAACTTCTACCCAGGTAGCCCGTTCGATGGTAGCGGCTACTTCTTCCAGCCGCTTTACCGATAAAAACTTGTGGCTTGATAATTCCAAAGGTCTGGCCTATCAGGTTCAGGTGCAGATTCCGGAAAGCCAGATGTCGAGTGTGGATGCCATCGGTAATATTCCTTTACATTCAGGTGACATGCACCCGGTACTATCGGATGTGGCCACCTTCTGGGAAGAAACCGCTCCAGGTCAATATGATCGTTCAGGACCTAACAGGCTGGTTACTATTAATGCTAACCTGCATGAAAAAGACCTGGGTGCCGCCAACAAATCCGTACAACAAGCCATTGCAGACGCAGGAACACCACCTCGTGGGGTAATTATAGAGCAAAAAGGACAGACGAATCTGTTAACCGAAACCTTGAGCAGTTTACAGACCGGGCTGATGATCGCCATTGTGATTATTTTTCTGCTGCTGAGTGCTACCTTTCAATCCTTCAAATTATCCTGGGTGGTGCTTTCTACCATTCCGGCTGTAGTACTCGGTTCCATAGGAATGCTTTTACTAACCGGAGCAACCCTGAATCTGCAATCCTATATGGGCTTAATCATGTCGGTAGGTGTATCAGTAGCCAATGCCATTCTGATGGTAACCAATGCCGAAAACCTAAGGCTCCAGCTGAAAGATGCCCGGAAAGCCGTAGTGATGGCGGCCAACAGCCGTATCCGTCCTATTCTGATGACCAGTATTGCCATGATTGCCGGTATGATTCCGATGGCGTCTGGCTTAGGAGAAGGCGGCGACCAGATTGCTCCCTTAGGACAAGCCGTAATCGGTGGACTGATTGCCTCTACCCTGGCTTCACTGCTGATTCTCCCGGCTGTATTTATTCTGATCCAGCAGAAAGCTTCCTTACAATCCGTTTCTCTCGATCCTGAAGATCCACAAAGTAATTTTTATACCCAATCTAATCCGCAAACAACTTTATGA
- a CDS encoding TolC family protein, which translates to MNKIIPMKRQTILNKPNSTSIRSNSSETGKTGLIQWVIILLIAIVVTALSSQPSLAQQQDLFQILEQSKHNYPLIKAKQAEVHSAERKVQSAKSEYLPNLTVQDQYTYGTSNSVTGAYFPNEGTALSPSGGIRPDNIYQATFGSFTSALMEWKVINFGKVAANVQTARNERNKTQADYENELFQHQVRVADAYLLTLISQKLVDIQRNNVERTRTVKGVVEAGVVSGMRPGVDSSLANAEYTKAQLLLLESERNEKAQRLRLSELTGILQDSIQVDSMAFYTQLPAQLLSVQANENNPVLRLYNSQIRVSEARSVAIRRSFLPSVSLIAAGWARGSGISNQDDSYHTDMASGFKYQVYNYMFGISTRWNLTSFFRIHNDFRSEQFQAQRYKELYNQQSLAISRQLKEAQMQVQLSLEQARLAPVQLEAARAAYNQSRSRYQSGLADLPTFIQSFFALNRAEVDRIVANSSAWRSVLLQAAAAGDLSLFLNQVK; encoded by the coding sequence GTGAACAAAATTATTCCAATGAAACGCCAGACTATTTTAAATAAACCCAACTCAACCAGTATAAGAAGCAATTCTTCCGAAACCGGAAAAACTGGTTTAATCCAATGGGTAATAATTCTGCTAATAGCAATTGTAGTAACAGCATTGAGTTCTCAACCCTCGCTTGCCCAACAGCAGGATTTGTTTCAGATACTCGAGCAGAGCAAGCATAATTATCCACTTATTAAGGCTAAACAAGCTGAAGTGCATAGCGCCGAACGGAAAGTACAGTCTGCCAAAAGTGAGTATTTGCCCAACTTAACCGTACAAGACCAGTACACCTATGGAACCAGTAACAGTGTAACCGGAGCCTATTTTCCCAACGAAGGTACGGCGCTCTCCCCTTCCGGTGGTATACGTCCTGACAATATTTATCAGGCTACCTTCGGAAGTTTTACCTCTGCTTTAATGGAGTGGAAAGTGATTAACTTTGGAAAAGTAGCAGCCAATGTACAAACCGCCAGAAATGAGCGGAACAAAACCCAGGCCGATTACGAAAACGAACTCTTTCAGCACCAGGTTCGTGTGGCCGATGCCTACCTGCTTACCCTGATCAGCCAGAAACTGGTAGATATACAGCGCAATAATGTTGAGCGTACACGAACGGTGAAGGGAGTAGTAGAAGCCGGAGTTGTTTCAGGTATGCGGCCTGGGGTAGATAGTTCACTGGCCAATGCGGAATATACCAAAGCGCAACTGCTTCTGCTGGAAAGCGAACGCAATGAAAAAGCCCAGCGGCTGCGTTTATCTGAGCTAACTGGTATTTTACAGGATAGCATTCAGGTGGACAGCATGGCCTTTTATACCCAGTTGCCTGCCCAGCTTTTGTCTGTACAGGCCAATGAGAACAATCCGGTTTTACGCTTATATAATTCTCAAATACGGGTTTCAGAAGCCAGAAGTGTAGCCATCCGCCGCTCGTTTCTGCCTTCCGTTTCCCTGATCGCCGCCGGATGGGCCAGAGGTTCGGGCATCTCTAATCAGGACGATAGTTATCATACAGACATGGCGAGCGGATTTAAGTATCAGGTGTATAATTATATGTTTGGTATTTCTACCCGGTGGAACCTGACCAGTTTTTTCCGCATCCACAACGATTTCCGTAGTGAACAATTTCAGGCGCAACGTTACAAAGAACTTTACAATCAGCAGTCTCTGGCCATAAGCCGGCAACTCAAAGAAGCACAGATGCAGGTACAACTCTCCCTGGAACAAGCCAGGCTGGCACCTGTGCAGTTAGAAGCTGCCAGGGCAGCGTATAATCAATCCCGTTCCAGGTACCAGAGTGGCTTAGCCGACCTGCCTACGTTCATCCAAAGTTTTTTTGCCCTCAACCGGGCAGAAGTAGACCGCATCGTAGCCAATAGTAGCGCCTGGCGCTCTGTATTACTACAAGCGGCAGCAGCCGGCGATCTGTCTCTTTTCCTCAACCAAGTCAAATAA
- a CDS encoding response regulator transcription factor → MKILIIEDEKGLAESIVDYLNKEGFICEVASTYWQAHEKVNVYNYDCIIADLTLPDGEGFGIIETLKKISATTGVIIISARNALEDKIKGLTIGSDDYLTKPFHLSELNARLKSLIRRLNFGGSNEINFDAIQVQTAARKVFVAGKETTLSRKEYDLLMYFLSNIEVALTKVSIAEHLWGDNIDSADSLDIVYSHIKNLRRKLLEKSNKDYIQSIYGIGYKFVNP, encoded by the coding sequence ATGAAAATTCTAATAATTGAAGATGAAAAAGGCTTAGCGGAGAGCATAGTTGACTACCTGAATAAAGAAGGATTCATCTGTGAAGTGGCTTCCACTTACTGGCAGGCCCATGAAAAAGTAAACGTGTACAATTACGATTGTATCATCGCCGACCTCACCTTGCCTGATGGGGAAGGATTTGGCATTATTGAAACGCTCAAGAAAATATCAGCTACTACTGGTGTCATTATTATTTCGGCACGCAATGCACTGGAAGATAAAATCAAAGGCCTTACTATCGGTTCAGACGATTACCTGACCAAACCTTTTCATTTATCTGAGCTCAATGCCAGGTTAAAATCGCTGATCAGAAGGTTAAATTTCGGAGGCAGCAACGAAATCAACTTTGATGCCATTCAGGTACAAACTGCTGCCCGGAAAGTATTTGTAGCTGGCAAAGAAACCACGCTTTCCCGGAAGGAATACGATCTGCTGATGTATTTTCTCTCTAATATAGAAGTAGCCTTAACTAAAGTTTCCATTGCTGAACACCTCTGGGGGGATAATATTGATTCAGCCGATTCGCTTGATATAGTATATTCCCATATTAAAAATCTGCGGCGGAAACTCTTGGAAAAAAGTAATAAAGATTATATACAATCAATTTATGGTATCGGGTATAAATTTGTAAATCCTTGA